The Mesorhizobium sp. NBSH29 genome has a segment encoding these proteins:
- a CDS encoding rhamnan synthesis F family protein, with protein MTADSSQKVLESARVCFFAHFNAHGEIKLHVRKYLAELRSCGFAIVVISAARLSDEARKDLQSQCDDLIVRENMGLDWGSWQAAYKKYQHIKPKEYLLLCNDSVYGPLRPLSDWLEDLTRTPADVYGAIINWEISPHLQSWFLLLTPKVYEAPFFKGLMNSNMADLSKVEIIARYEVGFGNYCLTQFRAHAAYDPGKSAIQAHTPFNASHLLWDAMLADGSVPFIKRELFRDNPLAIASVNRWKETKDSSGGSIVQLVLDDLGGLPATTSSFQRLKQGFRGKNPPSRPFNMGFVKVDYLTRERPVIQRINYRAYAVINDAFSAFGRFGTKILRRARRS; from the coding sequence GTGACAGCTGACAGCAGCCAGAAGGTCCTGGAATCTGCACGCGTGTGTTTCTTTGCACACTTCAACGCGCATGGTGAAATCAAGCTTCATGTCCGCAAATACCTGGCTGAACTCCGAAGCTGCGGTTTTGCCATCGTCGTGATTTCGGCCGCGCGTTTGTCAGACGAGGCGAGAAAAGATTTACAAAGCCAGTGCGATGACTTGATCGTGCGGGAAAATATGGGTCTGGACTGGGGCAGTTGGCAGGCTGCTTACAAGAAATATCAGCATATCAAACCCAAGGAATACCTGCTCCTGTGCAACGACAGCGTTTACGGACCTCTGAGGCCATTGTCAGACTGGCTCGAAGACCTGACCCGCACGCCTGCAGATGTTTATGGCGCGATCATAAACTGGGAGATAAGCCCCCACCTCCAGAGTTGGTTTCTGCTACTGACGCCAAAAGTTTATGAAGCCCCGTTTTTCAAGGGGTTGATGAACTCCAATATGGCGGATCTATCTAAAGTCGAAATTATCGCTCGGTACGAGGTCGGATTCGGCAATTATTGTCTCACACAATTTCGCGCCCATGCGGCCTATGATCCGGGAAAGTCTGCAATTCAGGCCCATACCCCGTTCAACGCAAGCCATCTTTTGTGGGATGCAATGCTGGCCGACGGTTCAGTGCCCTTTATCAAGCGCGAGCTGTTTCGAGACAATCCGCTGGCAATTGCCTCGGTCAATCGATGGAAGGAGACCAAGGATTCTTCGGGTGGTTCAATCGTGCAGTTGGTGCTGGATGACCTTGGCGGCCTGCCGGCGACCACATCGTCATTTCAACGACTCAAACAGGGATTTCGGGGCAAAAATCCGCCCTCCAGGCCCTTTAACATGGGCTTTGTAAAAGTTGATTACCTGACGCGGGAGAGACCCGTGATACAGCGCATCAACTATCGTGCCTACGCGGTCATCAACGACGCCTTCTCGGCATTCGGCAGGTTTGGAACAAAAATCCTCCGGCGCGCGCGCCGATCATAG
- a CDS encoding CsbD family protein, protein MNWDRVEGNWKQLKGKIKEQWGDLTDDDLDVIAGKRDQLEGKIQERYGYAKDQTTKEVDDWYSRQSW, encoded by the coding sequence ATGAACTGGGACCGTGTCGAAGGAAATTGGAAGCAGCTGAAGGGCAAGATCAAAGAGCAGTGGGGCGACCTGACTGATGACGATCTGGATGTGATCGCCGGCAAGCGCGATCAGCTCGAAGGCAAAATCCAGGAACGCTACGGATATGCCAAAGACCAGACCACGAAGGAAGTTGACGACTGGTATTCGCGCCAATCGTGGTGA
- a CDS encoding PRC-barrel domain-containing protein produces the protein MKNLLAPLSIAVLLSTAAFAQEATQPAPATANPAANADASAQVVTTDHLASAILGESVYNSTAENAEEIGEVKDIVIDANGAAVSLIVGVGGFLGIGERNVAVEFKSAKWAEKAGDRWLVVETSKEQLEALPPFDAAVYAPLPVMETAPGVPAADPAATAPAAQPAPATSETPAVTTPDEPAPADAPVEGANSFTEAQAKSRMEDGGYTDVSALTKDDQGIWRGKATKDGKEVSVSLDYQGNVVAN, from the coding sequence ATGAAAAATCTTCTCGCGCCACTATCCATCGCGGTGCTGCTGTCGACAGCTGCTTTCGCACAAGAGGCGACGCAGCCAGCACCGGCGACAGCAAATCCGGCTGCAAACGCTGATGCTTCAGCCCAAGTGGTAACGACCGACCACCTTGCCTCGGCAATTCTCGGCGAAAGCGTCTACAACAGCACTGCCGAAAATGCCGAAGAAATCGGCGAGGTCAAAGACATCGTGATTGATGCGAATGGCGCTGCCGTCTCGCTTATCGTGGGCGTCGGTGGCTTTTTAGGCATCGGTGAACGTAATGTCGCTGTCGAGTTCAAGAGCGCCAAGTGGGCGGAGAAGGCCGGTGACCGCTGGCTTGTGGTGGAGACCAGTAAAGAACAGCTGGAGGCGCTGCCGCCGTTCGATGCTGCTGTTTACGCCCCCTTGCCCGTGATGGAAACCGCTCCGGGTGTTCCGGCGGCTGACCCCGCAGCGACGGCTCCGGCAGCACAACCTGCTCCGGCCACCTCAGAAACGCCCGCAGTCACAACACCAGATGAACCCGCACCAGCTGATGCGCCCGTTGAAGGCGCCAACAGCTTCACCGAAGCGCAGGCAAAGTCCCGAATGGAAGACGGTGGATACACTGACGTTAGTGCCCTGACAAAGGATGACCAAGGAATCTGGCGCGGTAAGGCGACAAAGGATGGAAAAGAAGTGTCCGTGTCGCTGGATTACCAGGGCAACGTAGTCGCGAACTGA
- a CDS encoding general stress protein has translation MSTNVTGLFDTYSDAESAVRNLKSLGIPESDISIVANHRDGTIETDAASEAGTGAGIGAVVGGAGGLLTGLGVMAIPGVGPVVAAGWLVATAVGAVAGAVAGGTVGGLVGALEDEGVPERDAHVYAEGVRRGGTLVTARVTDAAHEMQARSILKEANHVDLNSRRSAYAESGWDKFDDTAAPYTVDEVATERDRYRRTNQI, from the coding sequence ATGTCGACCAACGTAACTGGACTTTTCGACACTTATAGCGACGCCGAGTCTGCGGTTCGCAATCTCAAATCCTTGGGGATCCCGGAGTCCGATATTAGTATCGTTGCCAACCATCGGGATGGCACCATCGAAACCGATGCGGCTTCAGAAGCAGGAACCGGCGCGGGCATTGGAGCCGTGGTCGGCGGTGCTGGCGGACTGTTGACCGGGCTGGGTGTCATGGCGATCCCAGGTGTCGGACCGGTTGTAGCTGCAGGTTGGCTCGTAGCAACTGCGGTTGGCGCAGTTGCCGGTGCTGTTGCCGGTGGCACGGTGGGCGGGCTGGTGGGCGCCCTCGAAGATGAAGGCGTCCCTGAACGCGATGCCCACGTGTATGCCGAGGGCGTCAGACGCGGCGGAACCCTTGTCACTGCAAGGGTCACGGATGCTGCCCACGAAATGCAGGCGAGATCCATCCTAAAGGAAGCTAACCACGTCGACCTGAACAGCCGCCGTAGCGCCTACGCTGAAAGTGGTTGGGACAAGTTCGACGATACCGCCGCGCCTTACACGGTAGACGAAGTGGCGACCGAGCGAGATCGGTATCGCCGTACAAATCAAATTTAG
- the murA gene encoding UDP-N-acetylglucosamine 1-carboxyvinyltransferase: MDRIRIVGGNQLTGSIPISGAKNAALPLMIASLLTDDTLTLENVPHLADVEQLIRILGNHGVDYSVTGRRERQSEGYSRTVHFTARNIVDTTAPYELVSKMRASFWVIGPLLARMGIAKVSLPGGCAIGTRPVDLFIDGLQALGADISIDSGYVTAKAKRLIGTRYVFPKISVGATHVLLMAATLAKGETVLENAAREPEVVNLAECLIAMGAKISGAGTSTITIEGVDSLHGARHAVIPDRIETGTYAMAVAMTGGDVMLENARPDLLQGALDILAQTGAEITTTNSGIRVRRNGAGIAPVDITTEPFPGFPTDLQAQFMGLMTMSSGTSRITETIFENRFMHVQELARLGANITLAGQTAIVEGVSKLKGAPVMATDLRASVSLVIAGLAAEGETIVNRVYHLDRGFERLEEKLSGCGATIERLAS; encoded by the coding sequence ATGGACCGCATCCGCATCGTCGGTGGCAATCAACTGACCGGCAGCATTCCTATCTCTGGTGCCAAGAACGCTGCCCTTCCCCTGATGATCGCGTCGTTGTTGACCGACGACACATTGACGCTGGAAAACGTGCCCCATCTGGCCGATGTCGAGCAACTCATTCGCATCCTTGGCAATCACGGCGTCGATTATTCGGTGACCGGTCGCCGGGAACGCCAGAGCGAAGGTTATTCGCGCACCGTCCACTTCACCGCCCGCAATATCGTCGACACCACAGCGCCCTATGAGCTGGTCTCGAAGATGCGTGCCTCTTTTTGGGTGATTGGGCCGCTTCTGGCGCGCATGGGCATCGCCAAGGTTTCACTGCCCGGCGGCTGCGCTATCGGCACGCGTCCGGTGGATCTCTTCATCGACGGCCTGCAGGCACTGGGCGCCGACATCTCGATCGATTCCGGATATGTCACGGCCAAGGCCAAGCGCCTGATCGGCACCCGTTATGTATTTCCGAAAATTTCAGTCGGTGCCACCCATGTGCTCTTGATGGCGGCAACGCTGGCCAAGGGCGAGACTGTACTGGAAAACGCTGCCCGCGAGCCGGAAGTGGTGAACCTTGCCGAATGCCTGATTGCCATGGGCGCAAAGATCAGCGGCGCTGGCACCTCCACCATCACGATTGAAGGCGTCGATTCGCTGCATGGCGCGCGCCATGCAGTCATCCCGGACCGCATCGAGACCGGCACCTATGCGATGGCCGTGGCGATGACCGGTGGCGATGTGATGCTGGAAAACGCCCGTCCTGACCTTTTGCAGGGCGCGCTCGATATTCTTGCCCAGACCGGTGCCGAGATCACGACCACCAATTCAGGCATTCGCGTCAGGCGCAACGGCGCCGGCATTGCGCCGGTTGATATCACAACCGAGCCTTTCCCCGGCTTCCCGACGGACTTGCAGGCGCAGTTCATGGGCCTGATGACCATGTCCAGCGGCACGTCGCGCATCACCGAGACAATCTTTGAAAACCGCTTCATGCATGTGCAGGAACTGGCCCGTCTCGGCGCCAACATCACTCTGGCCGGCCAGACCGCAATCGTTGAAGGCGTATCGAAGCTGAAAGGCGCACCTGTGATGGCAACCGACCTTCGTGCGTCGGTATCGCTGGTGATCGCCGGCCTCGCCGCCGAGGGCGAAACCATCGTCAATCGTGTCTACCATCTGGATCGTGGTTTTGAACGGCTGGAAGAAAAGCTCTCCGGCTGCGGCGCCACCATCGAGCGCCTGGCTTCCTGA
- a CDS encoding DUF2948 family protein → MDLLKLAALDAEDLIVISAHVQDAVTKVGDLSFQPAAHRFVIPMHRLAWETVSGTFRKTGERRQSVLHFDRVLSAKYAGIPRDNPADVLSLLAVRFLDGALPAGTVELDFSGGGTLRLEVECVEARLTDLGGAWQASSLPVHRV, encoded by the coding sequence ATGGATTTGCTCAAGCTTGCAGCCCTCGACGCAGAAGACCTGATCGTCATTTCCGCCCATGTGCAGGATGCAGTTACCAAGGTCGGTGACTTGTCGTTTCAGCCGGCGGCCCATCGCTTTGTGATCCCAATGCACCGCCTTGCATGGGAAACTGTTTCGGGCACGTTCCGCAAGACGGGCGAGCGGCGACAGAGCGTGCTGCATTTCGACCGCGTTCTCTCCGCCAAATATGCCGGTATCCCGCGCGACAATCCGGCAGATGTGCTTTCGCTTCTTGCGGTACGCTTTCTCGATGGCGCCTTGCCTGCCGGCACGGTCGAGCTTGATTTCTCTGGCGGTGGAACGCTTCGGCTGGAAGTGGAGTGCGTGGAGGCACGGCTGACCGATCTGGGCGGCGCCTGGCAAGCTTCGTCACTACCGGTCCACAGGGTGTAA
- the hisD gene encoding histidinol dehydrogenase, translated as MAITLRQSDTDFETRFAALLDAKRESSPEVDATVRAIITDVRQRGDAALKELTLKFDGADLNQIGITVTPDEIKAAYSKADPKAVEALKFARDRIASHHKRQLPKDDRYTDPIGVELGSRWTAVEAVGLYVPGGLASYPSSVLMNAVPAHVAGVERLAMVVPPTGGGIDPLVLVAADLANVTEIYRVGGAQAVAALAYGTETIRPVSKIVGPGNAYVAAAKRQVFGKVGIDMIAGPSEVLVIADAKNDPEWLAADLLAQAEHGMGAQSILITDDEAFARAVEQAVERQLKTLATQKSATESWRDFGALIVVDTLEDALPLADRIAAEHVELAFDDAEIFFARLRNAGAVFLGRHTPEVIGDYVGGSNHVLPTARSARFSSGLSVLDFVKRTSLLKLGPEQLRQLAPAAIALAEAEGLPGHARSVAIRLNL; from the coding sequence ATGGCGATAACACTGCGACAGAGCGATACCGACTTCGAAACGCGCTTTGCAGCTCTGCTGGATGCCAAGCGTGAATCCTCCCCGGAGGTTGACGCAACGGTGCGCGCCATCATCACCGATGTCCGCCAGCGTGGCGACGCGGCGCTGAAGGAGCTGACCCTCAAATTCGACGGTGCGGACCTCAATCAGATTGGCATTACGGTAACGCCGGACGAGATCAAGGCCGCCTATTCAAAGGCCGATCCCAAGGCGGTGGAAGCGCTGAAATTCGCGCGCGACCGTATCGCCTCCCATCACAAGCGCCAACTGCCGAAGGATGACCGCTATACCGATCCGATCGGTGTCGAGCTCGGTTCGCGCTGGACAGCGGTGGAAGCGGTCGGCCTTTACGTTCCAGGCGGCCTTGCCTCCTATCCAAGCTCGGTGCTGATGAATGCGGTGCCGGCCCATGTTGCGGGCGTTGAACGCCTTGCCATGGTGGTGCCGCCCACCGGCGGCGGCATCGACCCTCTGGTGCTGGTGGCGGCGGATCTGGCCAACGTCACCGAGATTTACCGCGTCGGCGGCGCGCAGGCTGTGGCAGCTCTGGCCTACGGCACGGAAACCATCCGTCCGGTGTCGAAGATCGTCGGACCGGGCAACGCGTATGTGGCTGCCGCCAAGCGGCAGGTGTTCGGCAAGGTGGGTATCGACATGATTGCCGGCCCATCCGAGGTTCTGGTGATAGCGGATGCCAAAAACGATCCCGAATGGCTGGCCGCCGATCTGCTGGCGCAGGCCGAGCACGGCATGGGCGCCCAATCCATCCTGATCACCGATGACGAAGCCTTTGCACGGGCAGTAGAACAGGCTGTCGAACGCCAGCTGAAAACCTTGGCAACGCAAAAATCGGCCACAGAGAGCTGGCGCGATTTCGGTGCGTTGATCGTGGTCGATACGCTGGAGGACGCGTTGCCGCTCGCCGACCGCATTGCCGCAGAGCATGTCGAGCTTGCGTTCGACGATGCCGAGATTTTTTTCGCTCGCCTGCGTAATGCCGGAGCTGTGTTTCTGGGCCGCCACACGCCTGAGGTTATCGGCGATTATGTCGGCGGTTCAAACCATGTGTTGCCGACAGCGCGCTCGGCGCGTTTTTCGTCCGGCCTGTCAGTGCTGGACTTCGTCAAGCGCACCTCGCTACTCAAGCTCGGTCCCGAGCAACTGCGCCAGTTGGCACCTGCAGCCATCGCGCTCGCCGAAGCGGAAGGCCTTCCCGGTCATGCCCGCTCCGTCGCCATCCGGCTCAATCTCTAG
- a CDS encoding UPF0262 family protein, which yields MAAASDQARLIDVELDESIGRSTPDVEHERAVAIFDLIEENSFCPVGDAQAGPYRLKLSLVEARLVFAISREGGDAVATHILSLTPFRRIVKDYYLICESYYDAIRSSTPSQIEAIDMGRRGLHNEGSQTLLDRLSGKIEVDFDTARRLFTLVCVLHWRG from the coding sequence ATGGCTGCAGCAAGCGACCAGGCAAGACTGATCGACGTTGAACTGGACGAATCAATCGGCCGGTCAACGCCCGATGTCGAGCATGAGCGGGCCGTGGCCATTTTCGACCTGATAGAGGAGAATTCGTTTTGTCCGGTCGGCGATGCCCAAGCCGGGCCGTACCGGCTGAAGCTTTCGCTGGTGGAGGCGCGGCTGGTCTTTGCAATTTCGCGAGAAGGCGGCGATGCTGTCGCCACCCATATCCTGTCGCTGACGCCCTTCCGACGCATCGTCAAGGATTACTACCTGATTTGCGAAAGCTATTATGACGCTATCCGCTCCTCCACGCCGAGCCAGATCGAGGCTATCGATATGGGGCGACGCGGTCTCCACAATGAGGGGTCGCAGACATTGCTGGATCGGCTTTCGGGCAAGATCGAGGTGGATTTTGATACTGCCCGCCGCCTGTTTACCTTGGTGTGCGTGCTTCATTGGCGGGGCTGA
- a CDS encoding arsenate-mycothiol transferase ArsC — MNSVAGAPDEPGTLSPGAGLPRSVLFVCGMNSVRSPMAELLARQALASTVYVASAGVRAGERDPFVDAVLAEQGLSLNDRQPRTLDDLEDDYFDLIITLSPEAHHTALELTRSMAVDVEYWPTADPTTATGTRDQILAAYRDVRQRLSERIARRFGPQTGAE; from the coding sequence CTGAATTCCGTGGCGGGCGCGCCGGATGAGCCGGGCACGCTGTCCCCGGGCGCTGGCCTGCCGCGCTCAGTGCTGTTTGTTTGCGGCATGAATTCGGTCCGCTCGCCGATGGCCGAGCTTCTGGCCCGCCAGGCGCTGGCGTCTACAGTCTATGTGGCCTCCGCCGGAGTGCGGGCCGGTGAGCGCGATCCCTTTGTTGATGCGGTGCTGGCCGAACAGGGTCTCTCCCTCAATGACCGACAGCCGCGAACGCTGGATGATCTTGAGGACGACTATTTTGACCTGATCATCACACTCTCGCCAGAAGCCCATCACACAGCCCTGGAACTCACGCGCTCCATGGCAGTCGATGTCGAATATTGGCCCACCGCCGACCCCACCACAGCGACCGGCACCCGCGACCAGATACTTGCTGCCTACCGTGATGTGCGTCAAAGGCTAAGCGAGCGGATAGCCCGCCGGTTCGGTCCGCAAACCGGGGCGGAATAA
- the infA gene encoding translation initiation factor IF-1, with product MPKEEVLEFPGVVSELLPNAMFRVKLENEHEIIAHTAGRMRKNRIRVLTGDKVLVEMTPYDLTKGRITYRFK from the coding sequence ATGCCGAAGGAAGAAGTCCTCGAGTTTCCAGGTGTTGTCAGCGAACTGCTGCCAAACGCCATGTTTCGCGTCAAACTCGAAAATGAACACGAAATCATCGCCCACACTGCCGGCCGCATGCGCAAGAACCGCATTCGCGTGCTCACCGGCGACAAGGTCTTGGTGGAAATGACCCCCTATGACCTGACCAAGGGCCGCATCACCTACCGCTTCAAATAG
- a CDS encoding Maf-like protein — protein MSVLQKLVLASGSPRRIELLQQAGIEPDRLFPADIDETPLKAEHPRSLAKRLSRGKAERAYEALKGDPDAAGAYILAADTVVAVGRRILPKAELIDEASNCLQLLSGRAHRVYSGVCLVTPSGKFRQKLVETRLRFKRLSREELESYLATGEWRGKAGGYAIQGLAGTFVVKLAGSYTNVVGLPLYETVSLLSGEGFKVHFGWLATPPAP, from the coding sequence ATGAGCGTCCTCCAAAAGCTGGTGCTTGCCTCAGGGTCGCCCCGCCGCATCGAGCTTTTGCAGCAGGCGGGCATTGAGCCCGATCGGCTTTTTCCAGCCGATATCGACGAAACGCCACTGAAGGCAGAGCATCCGCGTTCGCTGGCCAAGCGGTTGTCGCGCGGCAAGGCAGAGCGCGCCTATGAAGCGCTTAAAGGTGACCCGGACGCGGCCGGTGCCTACATTCTCGCCGCCGACACGGTGGTGGCTGTCGGTCGTCGTATCCTGCCTAAGGCAGAGCTCATCGACGAAGCGTCAAACTGCCTGCAATTGCTGTCAGGTCGCGCCCACCGCGTCTATTCTGGTGTCTGCCTCGTTACACCGTCCGGAAAATTCCGCCAGAAGCTGGTGGAAACGCGGTTGCGCTTCAAGCGGCTGTCGCGCGAGGAACTGGAGAGCTATCTCGCCACCGGCGAATGGCGCGGCAAAGCCGGTGGCTATGCCATCCAGGGCCTGGCCGGCACCTTTGTCGTCAAGCTCGCCGGCTCTTACACCAATGTCGTCGGCTTGCCGCTCTATGAGACCGTTTCACTGCTATCCGGCGAGGGCTTCAAGGTACATTTTGGCTGGCTTGCCACGCCGCCTGCACCCTGA
- the yacG gene encoding DNA gyrase inhibitor YacG: MTKTPANVTPLRPKRPCPICGKTSLRELFPFCSTRCKDIDLSKWLTGSYAIPVRDDEDEEGDGTTSRPETEG, translated from the coding sequence ATGACCAAAACCCCGGCCAACGTCACGCCGCTGCGCCCCAAGCGCCCCTGTCCGATTTGCGGCAAAACTTCCCTGCGCGAACTTTTCCCGTTCTGCTCCACCCGCTGCAAGGATATCGACCTGTCAAAATGGCTCACCGGCAGCTACGCCATCCCGGTTAGGGATGACGAAGACGAGGAAGGCGACGGCACCACGAGCCGCCCGGAGACCGAAGGCTGA
- a CDS encoding Lrp/AsnC family transcriptional regulator — translation MDRTDKRILALLEKNARLSAAAIGREIALSRTAVQDRIARMEATGVIQSYRAITAEDGGMARAMIFVAIAERPCDKALGWLAALPGVTAVHSLAGEIDAVMTVALPSLAELSSLNDKIGTSPMVASARCQIILKSW, via the coding sequence ATGGACCGGACAGACAAACGCATTTTGGCGTTGCTCGAAAAAAACGCTCGCTTGTCGGCGGCAGCAATCGGCCGGGAGATCGCGCTCTCCCGGACCGCCGTGCAGGACCGGATCGCCCGGATGGAGGCGACCGGGGTGATCCAAAGCTACCGTGCAATCACGGCTGAAGACGGCGGGATGGCCAGGGCGATGATCTTCGTGGCGATTGCGGAACGGCCTTGCGACAAGGCTCTGGGATGGCTTGCCGCATTGCCGGGCGTCACGGCTGTTCACTCGCTGGCAGGCGAGATCGATGCGGTGATGACGGTGGCGCTTCCGAGCCTTGCTGAACTCAGCAGCCTCAACGACAAAATCGGCACCAGCCCGATGGTCGCCAGTGCCCGATGCCAGATCATCCTGAAAAGCTGGTGA
- a CDS encoding cupin, whose protein sequence is MRTIKPKNFTGSRAWEALDVETIDQATIRLHWTDQPYKWHVNDGPEVFVVLDGAVDMYTRTNGEEKIHILNVGDIFHAQDGDEHVAHPVGIARILVIERAGSV, encoded by the coding sequence ATGCGCACCATCAAGCCCAAGAATTTCACCGGCTCCCGTGCCTGGGAGGCGCTGGACGTTGAGACAATTGACCAGGCCACCATTCGTCTCCATTGGACCGATCAACCCTACAAATGGCATGTGAACGATGGACCGGAGGTTTTTGTGGTCCTCGACGGCGCCGTCGACATGTACACGCGCACCAATGGCGAAGAGAAAATCCACATTCTGAACGTAGGCGATATTTTCCATGCACAAGATGGCGACGAACATGTTGCACATCCGGTGGGAATAGCACGCATCCTTGTGATCGAGCGCGCCGGCAGCGTGTAG
- a CDS encoding TetR/AcrR family transcriptional regulator: MALRDAEATRSRLIAAARRAFSNNGFERTTVREIAGEAGVNPALINRYFGGKEELFAKAVAIDLSFPDLSGVERDSIGRTLVAHFFARWEGREEDDLLRVLIRTAATNEEAAARIRAILAEQVSSMVEKIAGPGRARERAGLIATQILGLAYARYVLKLSDEDVAPETAISMIGSTIQRYLFAELP; this comes from the coding sequence ATGGCGCTGAGAGATGCCGAGGCAACGCGATCCCGTTTGATTGCGGCGGCACGTAGAGCTTTTTCGAACAATGGTTTTGAGCGGACCACGGTTCGCGAGATCGCGGGCGAAGCAGGCGTAAATCCGGCGCTGATCAACCGGTATTTCGGGGGCAAGGAAGAACTCTTTGCCAAAGCTGTTGCGATTGACCTCAGCTTTCCAGATCTGTCGGGCGTGGAGCGCGATTCCATCGGTCGAACACTGGTGGCGCATTTCTTTGCACGATGGGAAGGTCGCGAGGAAGACGACCTGCTACGGGTCCTCATCCGAACTGCGGCCACCAATGAGGAAGCGGCTGCGCGCATACGGGCAATTCTTGCCGAGCAGGTTTCGTCCATGGTGGAGAAAATAGCGGGGCCGGGACGGGCACGAGAACGTGCAGGCCTTATCGCAACACAGATCTTGGGCCTTGCCTATGCGCGCTACGTGCTCAAACTATCCGATGAGGACGTGGCGCCCGAGACTGCTATCTCCATGATAGGATCAACCATCCAGCGTTACCTTTTCGCGGAGCTGCCATGA
- a CDS encoding FAD-dependent oxidoreductase, with protein sequence MDAITTQVLIVGAGPAGLAAAIGLAERKIDFVIIDALPEAQNTSRAAVIHAATLESLRALKVSDRLIRQGIKVPHFRIRDRDSVLLETDFSDLSTPTPFALMIPQDETEQILIDRLSELGHQVLRPVEFARYETHSQGIRASCTGKQDITIDARYMVGADGEKSAVRSAACIAFPGNTYGSFMLADVRMNWPIDRNEVTLFFSGAGTLVVAPMSRERYRVVAQWGDAPSTPTINDVQNIIDARGPRSGVHVRELIWGSRFQVHHKLADRFQEGNVLLLGDAAHVHSPAGGQGMNLGLRDAQALSSALGEALRNGSEAALRSYAQERRQAAAEVLKMTDRLTKVATMGNPAARWIRNRLIAALGTLPVVRRAAARRLAGYS encoded by the coding sequence ATGGACGCTATCACCACACAGGTTCTGATTGTAGGCGCCGGGCCAGCCGGCCTGGCAGCCGCGATAGGGTTGGCGGAACGTAAGATTGATTTTGTCATCATTGACGCACTTCCCGAAGCACAGAACACCTCGCGAGCCGCCGTCATTCATGCCGCGACACTGGAGAGCCTACGAGCGCTGAAAGTTTCTGACAGGCTGATCAGGCAAGGCATCAAGGTGCCCCATTTCCGCATTAGGGATCGCGACTCAGTCCTGCTCGAAACAGATTTCTCTGACCTATCTACGCCGACACCGTTTGCACTTATGATCCCGCAGGACGAGACGGAACAGATACTCATCGACCGTCTTTCAGAGTTGGGACATCAGGTGCTGCGGCCTGTCGAATTCGCCCGCTACGAAACCCATTCGCAAGGCATCCGCGCCAGTTGTACCGGCAAGCAGGACATCACAATCGACGCGCGCTACATGGTGGGCGCAGATGGCGAAAAGAGCGCAGTGCGATCCGCTGCTTGCATAGCTTTCCCTGGCAACACCTACGGATCGTTCATGCTGGCCGATGTGCGGATGAACTGGCCGATTGATCGCAACGAAGTGACGTTGTTCTTTTCGGGTGCCGGAACGCTTGTTGTCGCACCTATGTCGCGCGAGCGGTATCGCGTTGTCGCACAATGGGGCGACGCACCGTCCACCCCCACAATCAATGACGTGCAAAACATCATTGACGCCCGTGGACCTCGTAGTGGGGTCCATGTTCGTGAACTGATTTGGGGATCGCGTTTTCAGGTCCACCACAAGCTGGCTGACCGTTTTCAGGAAGGAAATGTGCTGCTTCTGGGTGACGCGGCACATGTCCACAGCCCGGCTGGTGGCCAGGGCATGAACCTCGGCTTACGGGACGCACAGGCATTGAGCAGCGCCTTGGGCGAAGCACTGAGGAATGGGTCTGAAGCCGCGTTGCGCAGCTACGCGCAAGAACGCCGGCAGGCAGCAGCCGAGGTGCTGAAGATGACCGACCGCCTGACGAAAGTTGCAACGATGGGCAATCCCGCTGCAAGATGGATCCGCAATCGCCTGATCGCTGCCCTGGGCACGCTGCCGGTTGTCAGGCGCGCTGCAGCACGCAGGCTCGCCGGGTATAGCTGA